The following are encoded together in the Kwoniella europaea PYCC6329 chromosome 1, complete sequence genome:
- a CDS encoding arginine-tRNA ligase, whose amino-acid sequence MATLAPPQAIPEKFQLPTPPEVVTSTPILNYDPTRSPIDIFKMAVATLVSEAFEEKLEKIYPAVEMGKKGCDFSVAIVRFKKGKPADLEVWAKKVIDNFKPSACLTSVSTPDNKFLLFQMNKDSFNYHLLRHITLTSEAALANPTDPTLSYGTTTEGQGKHMLIDFSSPNIAKPFHAGHLRSTIIGTVISNLYEANGWKVTRLNYLGDWGTQYGLLSVGFDKFGDEQELIKDPIHHLFQVYVKINNAKAEQKERLDAGETIPEEDQIHFQAKKVFKDMEDGEPKAIAQWARFRDLSIEKLKGTYEKLNVHFDVYWGESQVSTESMDRATRIVQEKNLTCEDRGALLVDLTKYKMDKAIIRKADGTTIYLTRDLGGLHDKWEKYHFDKHIYVVQAAQSLHFNQLFKTAELMGEPYADKLQHISFGLVKGMSTRKGTVVFLEDIMEEATETMHEQMKSNEAKYAQVEDPVGTSAIIGTTAVKIQDMAGKRINDYDFDIKRCTSFEGDFGPFIQYSHVRLCSVQRKNPNVPVPVSVNEIDISLLNEPKINDIMYHLATYPQTVKNAYNSSEPSQLVTWCFRLSHLVGGAWETVKVAGADEETAKARLFLYIQTRVVLANAMRLLSLTPIERM is encoded by the exons ATGGCTACACTCGCCCCACCTCAAGCTATCCCCGAGAAGTTCCAGCTCCCCACTCCTCCCGAGGTAGTCACATCAACCCCTATACTGAACTATGATCCTACTCGATCAcctatcgatatcttcaagaTGGCTGTGGCCACCCTCGTCTCAGAGGCTTTCGAAGAGAAATTAGAAAAGATTTACCCTGCCGTGGAAATGGGCAAGAAAGGATGTGATTTCTCGGTGGCTATTGTAAGGTTTAAGAAAGGGAAACCGGCAGATTTGGAAGTTTGGGCAAAGAAGGTTATTGAtaat TTCAAACCCTCCGCCTGCCTCACTTCCGTCAGTACACCTGATAACAAGTTCTTGCTCTTCCAAATGAA CAAAGACTCATTCAACTACCACCTCCTCCGACACATCACCCTCACTTCCGAAGCTGCCCTCGCCAACCCCACCGACCCAACTTTATCATACGGTACCACGACAGAAGGTCAGGGTAAACACatgttgatcgatttctCCTCTCCCAACATCGCTAAACCTTTCCATGCCGGTCATCTTAGAAGTACAATTATCGGTACGGTCATTAGTAACTTGTATGAAGCGaatggatggaaggtgaCTAGGTTGAATTACTTGGGTGATTGGGGTACTcagtatg GTCTTCTATCAGTTGGTTTTGACAAATTCGGGGACGAACAGGAACTCATCAAGGatcccatccatcacctcttccaagTTTACGTGAAAATCAACAACGCTAAAGCCGAACAGAAAGAAAGATTAGATGCTGGAGAGACGATCCCTGAAGAGGATCAAATTCACTTCCAAGCCAAGAAGGTGTTCAAAGATatggaggatg GCGAGCCAAAAGCCATCGCTCAATGGGCTCGATTCCGAGATCTCTCGATTGAGAAGCTCAAGGGTACTTACGAGAAACTCAACGTCCACTTTGACGTATACTGGGGTGAATCTCAAGTATCTACTGAATCAATGGACCGAGCTACCAGGATCGTCCAGGAGAAAAACCTTACCTGTGAGGACAGAGGAGCGTTGTTGGTTGATTTGACGAAATACAAGATGGACAAAGCTATCATCCGAAAAGCTG ATGGAACAACAATCTACCTTACTCGAGATTTGGGAGGATTGCACGATAAATGGGAGAAATACCATTTCGATAAACACATCTACGTCGTCCAGGCTGCTCAGTCATTACATTTCAATCAATTATTCAAGACCGCTGAATTGATGGGTGAACCTTATGCGGATAAATTACAACACATCAGTTTCGGTTTAGTGAAAGGAATGTCTACCCGAAAAGGAACTGTCGTGTTCCTTGAAGATATCATGGAAGAAGCTACTGAGACGATGCACGAACAGATGAAGTCGAACGAAGCCAAGTACGCTCAGGTGGAAGATCCTGTGGGAACTAGTGCGATCATCGGTACGACTGCTGTGAAGATCCAGGATATGGCTGGTAAGAG GATCAACGATTACGACTTCGATATCAAACGATGTACATCAttcgaaggtgatttcgGACCATTCATCCAATACTCCCATGTCCGATTATGCTCCGTTCAACGAAAGAATCCCAACGTTCCTGTACCGGTATCAGTTAACGAGATTGATATCTCATTACTTAACGAACCTAAAATCAACGATATCATGTATCACCTCGCGACATACCCTCAAACCGTCAAGAATGCCTATAACTCTTCCGAACCTTCTCAGTTGGTCACGTGGTGTTTCAGATTATCACACTTGGTTGGAGGAGCTTGGGAGACTGTCAAAGTTGCTGGAGCGGATGAAGAGACTGCTAAAGCCAGGCTGTTCCTATACATCCAGACTAGGGTAGTGTTGGCTAATGCTATGAGGTTGTTGAGTCTGACACCTATCGAACGAATGTAG